One Nocardioidaceae bacterium SCSIO 66511 genomic window carries:
- a CDS encoding GNAT family N-acetyltransferase, protein MWIEHFDLDPAQQGQGIGTWALGQILHTDTAGQPFRINVVQGSPARRLYERHGFVLVRQDPIDVDLMLPASECSS, encoded by the coding sequence ATGTGGATCGAGCATTTCGACCTCGACCCTGCGCAGCAGGGGCAAGGCATCGGCACCTGGGCCCTCGGTCAGATCCTTCACACAGACACCGCAGGACAGCCGTTCAGGATCAATGTCGTTCAAGGGAGTCCTGCCCGCCGCCTGTATGAACGTCATGGGTTCGTCCTCGTGAGACAAGACCCGATCGACGTCGACCTCATGCTGCCAGCCTCGGAATGCTCGTCCTGA
- a CDS encoding type II toxin-antitoxin system VapC family toxin, which yields MSRFYLDTSAAAKLLVEEVESAPLAAWADGSDVSLVATHLLETELRRFASRYGLPQADVSAILARVDLHDLPPSVYREAGLLPGPALRSLDALHLAASIRLDVEALVTYDVRLAGAAEEMGLRVYAPRA from the coding sequence TTGAGTCGGTTCTATCTCGACACCTCAGCGGCTGCGAAGCTGCTGGTCGAGGAGGTCGAGAGCGCCCCGCTGGCGGCGTGGGCCGATGGTTCTGACGTCAGCCTCGTCGCCACCCACCTGCTCGAAACCGAGCTGCGGCGGTTCGCGAGCCGGTACGGCCTCCCGCAGGCCGATGTGTCGGCGATCCTCGCGCGGGTCGACCTCCACGATCTTCCGCCGAGCGTCTATCGAGAGGCGGGACTATTGCCCGGCCCGGCGTTGCGGTCGCTCGACGCTTTGCATCTGGCTGCTTCGATCCGCCTCGACGTCGAGGCATTGGTCACATACGACGTCCGCCTCGCCGGGGCCGCGGAGGAGATGGGCCTGCGGGTGTATGCGCCACGAGCCTGA
- a CDS encoding GrpB family protein has product MGQDQSNPAELHAYDPEWPRHAQRHRHSVREQMADLQGATEAHYDHIGSTAVPGLAAKPNLDLQVRILPLPTDDALSERLGDLGYERARGARPDSPGVYRDIPRGSELADDTVWEKSIFVHRPNRVILHVRRSDSPWGRYTVWFRDWLRAHPDQRDRYEATKRRLSEENDGKADYDDYTRAKATFFDEVQTEFERWAQLARGTKG; this is encoded by the coding sequence ATGGGACAGGATCAGTCGAACCCAGCCGAACTACACGCGTACGACCCCGAGTGGCCGCGCCACGCCCAGCGACATCGCCATAGCGTGCGTGAGCAGATGGCAGATCTTCAGGGCGCAACCGAAGCCCACTACGACCACATCGGTTCAACGGCCGTTCCCGGGCTCGCGGCCAAGCCGAACCTCGATCTCCAGGTCCGCATTCTGCCGTTGCCCACGGACGATGCCTTGTCCGAACGGCTCGGAGACTTGGGATACGAGCGAGCTCGAGGAGCACGCCCGGACTCACCTGGCGTCTATCGCGACATCCCGCGCGGCTCGGAGCTCGCAGACGACACTGTCTGGGAGAAGTCGATCTTTGTGCACCGACCCAACCGTGTCATTTTGCACGTGCGCCGCTCCGACTCTCCTTGGGGAAGATACACCGTCTGGTTCCGAGACTGGCTACGTGCGCACCCCGACCAGCGCGACCGCTACGAAGCGACGAAGAGACGCCTCAGCGAAGAGAACGACGGCAAAGCCGACTACGACGACTACACCCGCGCGAAGGCTACGTTCTTCGACGAAGTCCAAACAGAGTTCGAGCGTTGGGCACAGCTAGCCCGAGGCACCAAGGGTTGA
- a CDS encoding class I SAM-dependent methyltransferase, whose amino-acid sequence MPTLPGRGASDTEQLELHRTREMAESFGVDAAAYDAARPSYPDALVQRIVDGHSAPSILDIGCGTGIAALQLRAAGGDVVGIEPDQRMAEFARSKGLRVEHSTFEAWDPRDRSFDIVTAAQSWHWVDPAIGATKAATILRPGGRLAIFGHVFEPPEDVAQALADAFRRAVPDSPFTTSGRRPLQTYRAGYDHIAETLRVTNLFDDVDVWQFDWTRIYQRDEWLALLATTGGLTPLPVEARGKILRAVGRAVDARGGSFTMEYVTLAAAGRRSTIISNEDLDGR is encoded by the coding sequence ATGCCCACATTACCCGGTCGCGGAGCTTCCGACACCGAACAGCTCGAGTTGCACCGAACGCGCGAAATGGCCGAATCATTCGGCGTCGACGCCGCGGCGTACGACGCCGCCCGACCGAGCTACCCGGACGCCCTGGTGCAGAGGATCGTGGACGGCCACTCTGCTCCCAGCATCCTCGACATCGGATGCGGCACCGGAATCGCTGCGCTTCAGTTGCGAGCAGCAGGCGGCGACGTCGTGGGTATCGAACCGGACCAGCGGATGGCCGAGTTCGCACGCTCCAAAGGGCTGAGGGTCGAACACAGCACGTTCGAAGCGTGGGACCCGCGAGACCGATCGTTCGACATCGTCACGGCAGCGCAGTCCTGGCACTGGGTCGATCCGGCAATCGGGGCGACGAAAGCGGCCACAATCCTTCGTCCCGGCGGACGCCTGGCGATCTTCGGGCACGTCTTCGAACCGCCGGAGGACGTCGCACAAGCGTTGGCCGACGCCTTTCGGCGCGCAGTCCCCGACTCGCCGTTCACCACATCGGGGCGACGTCCGCTGCAGACGTACCGAGCGGGGTACGACCACATCGCCGAGACCCTACGAGTAACCAACCTCTTCGACGACGTCGACGTGTGGCAGTTCGACTGGACGAGAATCTATCAACGCGACGAATGGCTTGCCCTCCTGGCGACGACGGGCGGCCTCACTCCCCTCCCGGTCGAAGCAAGAGGCAAGATTTTGCGGGCCGTCGGACGCGCTGTCGATGCACGCGGCGGATCGTTCACGATGGAATACGTCACGCTCGCGGCCGCGGGCCGCCGCAGCACCATCATCTCGAATGAAGATCTTGACGGGCGGTGA